In one window of Osmia lignaria lignaria isolate PbOS001 chromosome 11, iyOsmLign1, whole genome shotgun sequence DNA:
- the Gas8 gene encoding growth arrest specific protein 8 isoform X1: MGPKKAKAKAPATVDGVDTTKMNREQLEIYAHRILEEMEREREERNFFQLERDKLRTFWEITRRQLDEARATIRNKEREKEEFAEKHEAELKLYKQKVKHLMYEHQTSLSETKADHMVALKIAQDDHVLQENELIKDKLELKRLQKEQDLAHVNEIRALKLKNAEETDKLIKQFETEAIEMEQKYEQKLANQYESLTLKHRMEITEIEERKNTQIANLIKNHETAFAEMKTYYNDITLNNLSLIKSMKEQMEVMRSNEERMKKQVRELTAENKKYFAELKSQEETLAHLTHQLANYEKDKQSLASIKKRLALTSKDFENLKWENEVLELRFEKCQSERDELHSRFVSAILELQQKTGLKNVLLEKKLEKLSDLLEQREVQISEVLAAAQLDPMAVANVNKKLENMLNRKNSAIQDLQYELAKVCKAHDDLLRTYEAKLQEYGIPKSELGFQPLKIKGITTKLGTGPAGLVTANR, translated from the exons ATG GGACCCAAAAAAGCAAAAGCAAAAGCACCTGCTACGGTAGATGGAGTAGACACAACAAAAATGAACAGAGAGCAGCTGGAAATTTATGCACATAGGATACTTGAAGAAATGGAACGTGAAAGGGAAGAACGAAATTTTTTTCAACTGGAAAGAGATAAACTTAGAACTTTTTGGGAAATTACAAGACGCCAGTTAGATGAAGCACGTGCAACTATCAG GAATAAAGAacgtgaaaaagaagaatttgcAGAGAAACATGAAGCGGAACTTAAATTGTACAAACAGAAAGTGAAACATTTAATGTATGAACATCAGACAAGTTTATCAGAAACTAAAGCAGATCACATGGTTGCACTTAAAATAGCACAAGATGACCATGTTCTCCAAGAAAATGAATTAATCAAAGATAAGTTGGAATTAAAGAGACTACAAAAAGAACAAGATTTAGCACATGTGAATGAAATACGTGCTTTGAAATTG aaaaatgcAGAGGAAACAGACAAACTGATAAAACAATTTGAAACTGAAGCTATAGAGATGGAACAAAAATATGAACAGAAGTTAGCCAATCAGTATGAATCTCTTACTTTAAAACATCGTATGGAAATAACTGAaatagaagagagaaaaaatacacaaattgcaaatttaatcaAGAATCATGAAACCGCATTTGCAGAAATGAAAACTTATTATAATGATATTACCCTTAACAATTTGTCTCTGATAAAGAGTATGAAg GAACAAATGGAAGTAATGAGAAGCAATGAAGAACGGATGAAAAAACAAGTACGGGAATTGACAGctgagaataaaaaatattttgcagagTTAAAATCTCAGGAAGAAACCTTAGCACATTTAACTCATCAACTTGCAAATTACGAAAAAGATAAACAAAGCTTAGCA AGCATTAAAAAGAGATTAGCACTAACTTCGAAAGATTTCGAAAATTTAAAATGGGAAAATGAAGTACTAGAATTACGTTTTGAAAAA TGTCAATCCGAAAGAGATGAATTGCATTCAAGATTTGTCTCAGCCATACTTGAGCTTCAACAAAAGACAGGATTGAAAAACGTTCTCCTAGAGAAGAAACTTGAAAAGTTATCGGATTTGTTAGAACAACGTGAAGTACAGATCAGCGAAGTGCTTGCTGCTGCTCAGTTAGATCCAATGGCTGTTGCCAATGTTAATAAGAAACTAGAA AATATGTTAAACAGAAAAAATAGCGCGATACAAGATCTTCAGTATGAACTAGCAAAGGTTTGTAAAGCGCATGATGATTTGCTTCGAACATATGAAGCTAAGTTACAAGAATATGGCATTCCAAAAAGTGAACTTGGCTTTCAACcgttgaaaataaaaggaataacTACAAAATTGGGCACAGGACCAGCTGGTCTTGTTACCGCAAATCGCTAG
- the Gas8 gene encoding growth arrest specific protein 8 isoform X2 → MGPKKAKAKAPATVDGVDTTKMNREQLEIYAHRILEEMEREREERNFFQLERDKLRTFWEITRRQLDEARATIRNKEREKEEFAEKHEAELKLYKQKVKHLMYEHQTSLSETKADHMVALKIAQDDHVLQENELIKDKLELKRLQKEQDLAHVNEIRALKLKNAEETDKLIKQFETEAIEMEQKYEQKLANQYESLTLKHRMEITEIEERKNTQIANLIKNHETAFAEMKTYYNDITLNNLSLIKSMKEQMEVMRSNEERMKKQVRELTAENKKYFAELKSQEETLAHLTHQLANYEKDKQSLACQSERDELHSRFVSAILELQQKTGLKNVLLEKKLEKLSDLLEQREVQISEVLAAAQLDPMAVANVNKKLENMLNRKNSAIQDLQYELAKVCKAHDDLLRTYEAKLQEYGIPKSELGFQPLKIKGITTKLGTGPAGLVTANR, encoded by the exons ATG GGACCCAAAAAAGCAAAAGCAAAAGCACCTGCTACGGTAGATGGAGTAGACACAACAAAAATGAACAGAGAGCAGCTGGAAATTTATGCACATAGGATACTTGAAGAAATGGAACGTGAAAGGGAAGAACGAAATTTTTTTCAACTGGAAAGAGATAAACTTAGAACTTTTTGGGAAATTACAAGACGCCAGTTAGATGAAGCACGTGCAACTATCAG GAATAAAGAacgtgaaaaagaagaatttgcAGAGAAACATGAAGCGGAACTTAAATTGTACAAACAGAAAGTGAAACATTTAATGTATGAACATCAGACAAGTTTATCAGAAACTAAAGCAGATCACATGGTTGCACTTAAAATAGCACAAGATGACCATGTTCTCCAAGAAAATGAATTAATCAAAGATAAGTTGGAATTAAAGAGACTACAAAAAGAACAAGATTTAGCACATGTGAATGAAATACGTGCTTTGAAATTG aaaaatgcAGAGGAAACAGACAAACTGATAAAACAATTTGAAACTGAAGCTATAGAGATGGAACAAAAATATGAACAGAAGTTAGCCAATCAGTATGAATCTCTTACTTTAAAACATCGTATGGAAATAACTGAaatagaagagagaaaaaatacacaaattgcaaatttaatcaAGAATCATGAAACCGCATTTGCAGAAATGAAAACTTATTATAATGATATTACCCTTAACAATTTGTCTCTGATAAAGAGTATGAAg GAACAAATGGAAGTAATGAGAAGCAATGAAGAACGGATGAAAAAACAAGTACGGGAATTGACAGctgagaataaaaaatattttgcagagTTAAAATCTCAGGAAGAAACCTTAGCACATTTAACTCATCAACTTGCAAATTACGAAAAAGATAAACAAAGCTTAGCA TGTCAATCCGAAAGAGATGAATTGCATTCAAGATTTGTCTCAGCCATACTTGAGCTTCAACAAAAGACAGGATTGAAAAACGTTCTCCTAGAGAAGAAACTTGAAAAGTTATCGGATTTGTTAGAACAACGTGAAGTACAGATCAGCGAAGTGCTTGCTGCTGCTCAGTTAGATCCAATGGCTGTTGCCAATGTTAATAAGAAACTAGAA AATATGTTAAACAGAAAAAATAGCGCGATACAAGATCTTCAGTATGAACTAGCAAAGGTTTGTAAAGCGCATGATGATTTGCTTCGAACATATGAAGCTAAGTTACAAGAATATGGCATTCCAAAAAGTGAACTTGGCTTTCAACcgttgaaaataaaaggaataacTACAAAATTGGGCACAGGACCAGCTGGTCTTGTTACCGCAAATCGCTAG